One genomic segment of Hordeum vulgare subsp. vulgare chromosome 2H, MorexV3_pseudomolecules_assembly, whole genome shotgun sequence includes these proteins:
- the LOC123427804 gene encoding COP9 signalosome complex subunit 5-like, whose amino-acid sequence MDPTSSSSVARQMWELENNIPAAASHPDAMDAIYHYDEAANARAHQEKPWATDPHHFRRARISALALLKMVVHARAGGTIEIMGLMQGRYNARPKSFCHHRPYLSLELSI is encoded by the coding sequence ATGGACCCCACCTCGTCGTCGTCGGTGGCGCGACAGATGTGGGAGCTGGAGAACAACATCCCGGCGGCCGCCTCTCACCCGGACGCCATGGACGCGATCTACCACTACGACGAGGCAGCCAACGCGCGGGCCCACCAGGAGAAGCCCTGGGCCACCGACCCGCACCACTTTCGCCGCGCCAGGATCTCCGCCCTCGCGCTCCTCAAGATGGTCGTCCACGCCCGCGCCGGCGGCACCATCGAGATCATGGGCCTCATGCAGGGCAGGTACAACGCTCGCCCCAAATCCTTCTGCCACCACCGTCCCTATTTATCATTGGAGCTCTCGATCTGA